In Actinomycetes bacterium, the genomic window TCCGGCGCGATGACGTCGGCGAACCCCTCCGACCCCAGCGCCTCCCGGACCGCGGGCCAGGCGCGCAGCTGCCCGGCCATTACGTCGGCCGGGATCCGCTTGGTCCGTGAGCGGTTGCGCTGGCGGCACTCCGCGGCCGGGATGTCGAAGGCGACCGCCACGCACGGCACCCCGGCCGCCCGGGCCAGCTTGCGCCACGCTGCTCGCCGGCCCCCGTCGAGGCCCAGCGTGTCGACGACCGTGGTGAGGCCGCGGCCGACACGCAGCGCCACGATGTCGTCGAGCAGCCGCAGCGCGTCCGCGCTCGCGGTCACGTCGTCCTCGCCGGCACCGACGACGGCGCGCAGCCGGTCGCTGCTCACCACCGCCTCGGGCGCGAAGTGGGCGGCGGCCCAGGTGGACTTCCCCGAGGCCCCTGGCCCGACCAGGACGACCAGGCACGGCGCGGGGAGGCGGAGCACCTCAACCCTCGATGCGTGTCTCGACGGGCGTGGCCAGCTCGACCGTGCGGCCGACGGTGCACAGTCGGTCGTGCGAGCGGCGCACGGCGTCCGGGAGGACCGCGCGCGCCGCGTCGCCTCGGGATCCGTCGGGGAAGGCGACCCGGAAGGTGACCGTGACGTCGGACAGCCGGTTGCCGTCGTCGTCGCGCACCTTGAGGGCCTCGACCAGCACGGCGAAGGCGTTCGGCTCCGCCCGGCGGCTGGTGAGGGCGTCGACGTCGGCGGCGGTGCAGGCCGCGATCGCCGCGAGCAGCAGCTCGGTCGGCGTGAAGTGCCCGTCGTCGCCGTGCCCGACAGTCAGGCTGCCATCGCGGACGTTGCGCGCGTGCAGCACTCCGGCCGGGTCGCGGTCGACCGTGACCGTGCGGTAGCCGGGGTTCGCCGTCGGGGGGCCGGTGTCTTCGCGCACACGCCGGAGACTGCCAGACGCCATGGCCACCGGGGAATGATCGCTAGGCTGCCCAGATGCCGTCGCTCGTCGTCACGGAGTCGCTGACGAAGCGGTACGGCGCCAGGGTGACCGCCTTGGCCGATCTCCACGTGGAGGTGCCCGAGGGCGTGACCGGCCTGGTCGGCGCCAACGGGGCCGGCAAGTCGACGCTGATCAAGATCCTGCTCGGGCTCCTGCCGGCCACGTCGGGCAGCGCCCGGGTGCTCGACCTGGACGTGGCGACCCAGGGGCAGCGGATCCGTGAGCTGGTCGGTTACATGCCCGAGCACGACTGCCTGCCTCCGGACGTCACCGCCACCGAGCTGGTCGTGCACCTGGCGCGGATGTCCGGGCTGCCCACCAACGCCGCCCGCGAGCGGGCTGCGGACACGCTGCGCCACGTCGGCCTGTTCGAGGAGCGCTACCGGCCGGTCGGCGGCTACTCGACCGGCATGAAGCAGCGGGTCAAGCTCGCTCAGGCCCTGGTGCACGACCCGCAGCTGGTGCTGCTCGACGAGCCGACCAACGGGCTCGACCCGGCCGGTCGCGACGAGATGCTGCGCCTGATCCGCCGGATCGGCACCGTGTTCGGCATCTCCGTCGTCGTCACCTCGCACCTCATGGGTGAGCTGGAGCGCGTCTGCGACCACGTCGTGGTCATCGACGGCGGCCGCCTGATGCGTTCGGCCGCGACGTCGACGATGACCGCCCTGACCCAGGACGTCGTCGTCGAGGTCACCGAGCGCGGTGCCGACGTCGAGGCCCGGCTGGCCGCGGCGGGCGTCGCGGTGCGTCGCCAGGGCGAGGTGCTCCACCTGGTGCTGACCGACGACGGCACGTATGACCTGGTCCGCGACGCGGTCGCCGACCTCGGCATCGGTCTGGTGCGGCTGCAGCGCGGCCGCCAGCACATGCTGGACATGTTCCGGGACGCTCCGGTGGGTGCTGCCCCGTGACCGTGCCGCGCGAGACCGGCGCCATCCACGACATCGGCTACCGCCACTACACCGGGCCGCGTCTGGGGGCCGCCTACATCGCTCGCTCCCTGACGGTGCACAGCCTGCGTGGCGCCTTCGGCCTCGGGCGGGCCACCCGCTCGAAGGTCGTGCCGTTCCTGCTACTCGCGGCGATGGTCGTCCCGGCGTTCGTCATCGCCCTGGTCGTCGTGCTGGGCGGCGCCGACGAGCTGCCGCTGGAGTACACCTCCTACGCGGTGCGCCTCGGGGCAGTCCTGACCATCTTCGTCGCAGCCCAGTCCCCGCAGGCGGTGTCGCGGGACCTGCGGTTCCGGCTGGTCGCCCTCTACTTCGCCCGGCCGATCTCGCGCGCGACGTACGTCCGGTCGAAGCTCCTCGCGATGTCCGCGGCGCTGTTCGGCTTCCTCACCGCGCCGCTCGTCGTGCTGTACGTCGGCGCGCTGCTCGGCGAGCTCGACGTCTGGGACAACACGGTCGGGTTCCTCAAGGGCGTCGCCGGGGCGGCGATGTTCGCCGTCGTCCTCGCGTCGGTCGGGCTGGCCATCGCTGCCTGGACACCGCGGCGCGGCATCGGGGTCGCGGCGATCGTCACCGTGCTGACGCTGCTCGGGGGCATCTCCGCCATCGTCTCCGGCGTCGCCGAGGAGCAGGGCCAGGACACCCTGGCCGGCTGGGCCGGGCTGATCTCACCGGTCTCCATCGTCGACGGTGTGCAGGTCTGGTTGCTCGACTCGTCGGCCGCTGTCGTCGCCGGCCCGCCGGGCACGTGGGGCGGGCCGGTCTTCGCGCTCGTCGCGGTCGCCCTCGTGGCGGCCTGCTACCTGCTGCTGATGCGGCGATACCGGGCGGTGACCGACGCGTGAGCTCCATCACGCTCAGCACGGTGTCGCGGTGGTACGGCGACGTGGTCGCGGTCAACGACGTCACGATGACGATCGGGCCGGGCATCACCGGCCTGCTCGGGCCCAACGGCGCCGGCAAGTCGACGCTGATCTCGATGATGGCCGGCTTCCTGGCGCCGTCGGCCGGGACGGTCGAGCTGGATGGGCGCGCGGTCTGGCGCCACGAGGACGCCTACCGGCACATCGGCATCGTGCCGGAGACCGAGGCGGCGTACGACGTTGTCACCGGGGCGGTCTTCGTGCTCGCCAACGCCAAGCTGCACGGGCTGGCCGACCCGGGGGGCGCGGCGCGGCGCGCGATCGGGCTGGTCGACATGGCGGCCGCGGCCGACCGGGAGATCGGCACCTACTCCAAGGGCATGAAACAGCGCATCAAGATGGCGTCGGCGCTGGTCCACGACCCGGCCGTGCTGCTGCTGGACGAGCCGTTCAACGGCATGGACCCACGGCAGCGCCTGCACCTGATGGACCTGCTCACCAGGCTCGGCACCGAGGGTCGCACCGTCCTCTTCAGCTCGCACATCCTCGAGGAGGTCGAGGAGATCGCCGGCACGATCGAGGTCGTGGTCGCTGGTCGGCACGCAGCCTCCGGGGACTTCCGCGACATCCGCCGGCTGATGACCGAGCGGCCGCACCAGTTCACGGTCTCGTCCAGCGACGACCGCTCACTTGCCGCCGCCGTGGTCGCCGAGGGGGCCGCCTCGGCGGTGGAGCTCGGGGAGACCCTGCGGGTGCAGTCCAGCGACCACGGGCGGTTCGTGCACGTGCTCCCGCGGCTGGCTCGCGACCGCGGCATCCGGCTCTACTCGGTGGCTCCCGCCGACGAGTCGCTCGAGAGCGTCTTCGCCTACCTGGTGACCCGGTGAGCCGGATGACCCAGGTGCCTCGGTGAACTCCACGATCGCGTCGCTGACGCTGCGCACCCTGCTCGGCCGGCGCCGGGCCTGGCTGCTGGTGGTGCTGCCGGCGGCGCTGCTGCTGATGTCGCTCCTGCTGCGGCTCACCGTGGGCCAGGACGACCGCACCGATGCAGCCGTGGTGGTGCTGGGAGCCTTCGCGATCGCGACCGTCGTCCCGCTGCTCGCGCTGATCGCCGGCACCGGCGCGCTCGGCGGTGAGATCGACGACGGTTCGATCGTCTACCTGCTGAGCAAGCCGTTGAACCGGCACGTCATCGTCACCACGAAGCTCGCCGTGTCGGCAGCGGTGGTCACCCTCTTCGGAGCGCTGCCGGTGCTGCTGTCCGGACTGGTGCTGGTCGGAGGAGCGGACCGGCTGGCGATCGCGTACGGCGCCGGGGCCTTCGTCGCCGGGGTCACCTACTGCGCGGTGTTCTTGCTGCTGTCGGTGCTCACCCGCAACGCGGTCGTCATCGGCCTGGTCTACGCGCTGGTCTGGGAGGCCGGCGTGGGCAACGTGCTGCCCGGCGCCCAGGCCCTGAGCATCCAGCAGTGGTCGCTCGCGGTGACCAGGGCGATCGTCGGCGGCGACCGGGCCGACGCGCTCGAGCTGACCGCGGCGGTACGCCCCCAGGTCGCTGTGGTCGCCCTTGTCGTCGTGCTGGTCGGGGCGACCTACCTGGCCGGCCGGCGGCTGCGCAGCCTGCGTCTGACCTTCGCCGGCTGACGACACCCGCCGGCCAATCGGGTCGACACCGTCGGTGGGCTCCGGTTGGGTTGCCGGGTGAGCATCCGCTGGCAGTGCATCTGCGTCGACTCGACGGACCCGGCCCGCATCGCGCCGTTCTGGGAGCAGGCCCTGGGCTGGCGCCGCACCTACGACTCCGCGGACGAGGTGGTCCTGGAGCCACCTGCGGGCAGCGCCGAGGACGGCGTGGCGCCGGACCTCCTCTTCCTCCGGGTCCCGGAGGAGAAGTCGGTGAAGAACCGCCTGCACATCGACCTGCGCCCGGACGACCAGGCGGCCGAGGTCGCCCGCCTCGAGGCGCTCGGTGCCGTCCGGGTGGACGTCGGCCAGAGCGCGGCGGAGAACGTCACCTGGGTGGTGCTCGCCGACCCCGACGGTAACGAGTTCTGCGTGCTCCGGGCGCTGACCCCGGAGGAGCTCGCCGAGTAGCAGTCGGCTCCGCTACCCGTCGGGCTCGGCGGCCGCCTGCTCCGCTCGCTTGCGCCGCTTGCCTTCGTGCATCGCGGCGACCCGGGCGACCGGGACGGTGTGGCCCTCCTCCACCAGGCCGGCGTCGAGCACCTGCGGCTCCGGCATCAGGTCGGACCACGGATCGGTGTCGCCGACGAGTGTCGGCACGGAGGTGATCGTGAAGTCGGCCGGGGTCACGTCGTCGAGGTCGTCCCAGGCGACCGGGAACGACACGGTCCCGCCTGGCCTCGCCCGAGGGCTCCAGGCGGCCACCACTGTCGCGCCGCCGGAACGGGTCGAGTCGAGGAACACCTTGCCGCCGCGCTCCTCGACGACGAACGCCGTCGTCGTCAGCTGCGGGTCGAGCCGCTCCGCGCGGGCCGCGATGGCCCTGGTCGCGGCCGCCACGTCGGCCGCCCCTGCGCCAGGGGAAAGTGGGACCACGACGTGCACGCCCTTGGCCCCGCTGGTCTTGACCACGGCGGCCATGCCCGCCTCGGTCAGCACCTCTCGCACCAGCCGGGCCGCCGCGACCGCCTGGCCGAACGCCGCCGAGCCCGCCGGCGGGTCCAGGTCGACGACGAGGTGGGTGGGGCAGTCGGCCTCCGTGCCGCGGAACAGCGTCGGGTGGTACTCGACCGCGCGCTGGTTGCCGAACCACAGCAACGTCTCCCGGTCGTCGCAGACCGGGTAGTGCACGACCTTCCTGCCGTCCTGCGTCGGCACGTCGAGCGTCCGGACCGACTCCGGCGCGTAGGCCGGCAGGTTCTTCTGCATGAAGGCCGGCTGTCCTGGCCGGACGCGTATCACGCTGAGCGCTCGGCCGGCGAGCACCGGCACCAGCCGGTCGGCCATCTGGTCCAGGTAGTCCACCAGGTCGCGCTTGGTCTCGCTGCCGTCGCTGGTGAGCGGCTGGTCGAGATTCGTCAGCCGTACGCCGTCGCGCTCCTCCTCGACCACGCCGGCCATCATCGCCCTCCTCTGCCGTCGATGCGGCGGTGGACGAGGTCGAAGTCGGTCTCGTAGGGCTGACCGGCCTCTGCGAGCTGCCACCGGCCGGTGATGGTCCGGCCGTCGTCGCTGAACGTCGCGGTGAACCGCTGAGCGAAGGGCTCGCCCTCGCGCTGCAGCGTCCAGTGCCCGTCCCCGAACGTCATCTGGTAGATCCGGCAGACGCCACGGTCGTCGGTGTAGACCTGGACGTAGCTGCCGTTCGCGGCGTCGCACCCGATGACCGAGACCGTGTCCGGGGCTTCGGGCAGATCGACGGTGGTCCGCTGCACCAGGTGCTGCCCGGACTCGTGCCACTCGACCGACATCCGGCCCTCACCCGGCCACCGCTTCCCGTCCGCGCCGGTGGCCTCGATGCTCCATGTTCCGACGAGCGGCTCGAGGGCACGTAGTGCGTGCTCGGCCGTCGGCTGATCCATCATGTGCCCCTTCCGTACGATGCGTTCGACGTGGTCATCCCCAGGTTGGACCCGGGCACGCGCGCGAACTCATCGCAGTCGGCGTGCCAGGTGAGGTGCACGTGACCGGCACCCGACTCGTGTGCTGAGGGCTCATGTGCGGGTGGGCTCGGGTCGCCGGACGTCGGTCAGGTGCGGCGGTGCGGGATGACGGCGCCGCCGGGGGCCGAGCCGAGTCGGCCGGGTCGGGACTCGCACCGAGCGGCGGCGATCGCCGCGTCGAGAGTGAAGCGGTGGTGCTGGCGGGGTCGCTGCTGGGGGTCGATGGAGGTCGGGGGCACCAGCTGCGGGTAGCCGTTGGATGCGAGGCACATCGCCCAGCCCTGGCGGTGGACCATCCGGTGGTGGAAGCCGCACAGCAGTGCTGCGTTGTCCAGGTCGGTCCGGCCGCCCTGGATCCACCACCACATGTGGTGCAGGTGGCAGGCGCTGGGTGGCTGGTCGCAGCCGGGTGCCACGCAACCGCCGTCACGTAGCGCCGTCGCTCGGCGCTGGGCGCGGTTGAAGACGCGGTAGGCCCGTCCGAGGTCGAGGACCTCCGACGCGGTGCTGAGGACGG contains:
- a CDS encoding ABC transporter ATP-binding protein — protein: MPSLVVTESLTKRYGARVTALADLHVEVPEGVTGLVGANGAGKSTLIKILLGLLPATSGSARVLDLDVATQGQRIRELVGYMPEHDCLPPDVTATELVVHLARMSGLPTNAARERAADTLRHVGLFEERYRPVGGYSTGMKQRVKLAQALVHDPQLVLLDEPTNGLDPAGRDEMLRLIRRIGTVFGISVVVTSHLMGELERVCDHVVVIDGGRLMRSAATSTMTALTQDVVVEVTERGADVEARLAAAGVAVRRQGEVLHLVLTDDGTYDLVRDAVADLGIGLVRLQRGRQHMLDMFRDAPVGAAP
- a CDS encoding VOC family protein, with product MSIRWQCICVDSTDPARIAPFWEQALGWRRTYDSADEVVLEPPAGSAEDGVAPDLLFLRVPEEKSVKNRLHIDLRPDDQAAEVARLEALGAVRVDVGQSAAENVTWVVLADPDGNEFCVLRALTPEELAE
- a CDS encoding ATP-dependent DNA ligase; this translates as MAGVVEEERDGVRLTNLDQPLTSDGSETKRDLVDYLDQMADRLVPVLAGRALSVIRVRPGQPAFMQKNLPAYAPESVRTLDVPTQDGRKVVHYPVCDDRETLLWFGNQRAVEYHPTLFRGTEADCPTHLVVDLDPPAGSAAFGQAVAAARLVREVLTEAGMAAVVKTSGAKGVHVVVPLSPGAGAADVAAATRAIAARAERLDPQLTTTAFVVEERGGKVFLDSTRSGGATVVAAWSPRARPGGTVSFPVAWDDLDDVTPADFTITSVPTLVGDTDPWSDLMPEPQVLDAGLVEEGHTVPVARVAAMHEGKRRKRAEQAAAEPDG
- a CDS encoding ABC transporter permease subunit; this encodes MNSTIASLTLRTLLGRRRAWLLVVLPAALLLMSLLLRLTVGQDDRTDAAVVVLGAFAIATVVPLLALIAGTGALGGEIDDGSIVYLLSKPLNRHVIVTTKLAVSAAVVTLFGALPVLLSGLVLVGGADRLAIAYGAGAFVAGVTYCAVFLLLSVLTRNAVVIGLVYALVWEAGVGNVLPGAQALSIQQWSLAVTRAIVGGDRADALELTAAVRPQVAVVALVVVLVGATYLAGRRLRSLRLTFAG
- a CDS encoding OsmC family protein; this translates as MREDTGPPTANPGYRTVTVDRDPAGVLHARNVRDGSLTVGHGDDGHFTPTELLLAAIAACTAADVDALTSRRAEPNAFAVLVEALKVRDDDGNRLSDVTVTFRVAFPDGSRGDAARAVLPDAVRRSHDRLCTVGRTVELATPVETRIEG
- a CDS encoding ABC transporter permease; protein product: MTVPRETGAIHDIGYRHYTGPRLGAAYIARSLTVHSLRGAFGLGRATRSKVVPFLLLAAMVVPAFVIALVVVLGGADELPLEYTSYAVRLGAVLTIFVAAQSPQAVSRDLRFRLVALYFARPISRATYVRSKLLAMSAALFGFLTAPLVVLYVGALLGELDVWDNTVGFLKGVAGAAMFAVVLASVGLAIAAWTPRRGIGVAAIVTVLTLLGGISAIVSGVAEEQGQDTLAGWAGLISPVSIVDGVQVWLLDSSAAVVAGPPGTWGGPVFALVAVALVAACYLLLMRRYRAVTDA
- a CDS encoding ABC transporter ATP-binding protein, which gives rise to MSSITLSTVSRWYGDVVAVNDVTMTIGPGITGLLGPNGAGKSTLISMMAGFLAPSAGTVELDGRAVWRHEDAYRHIGIVPETEAAYDVVTGAVFVLANAKLHGLADPGGAARRAIGLVDMAAAADREIGTYSKGMKQRIKMASALVHDPAVLLLDEPFNGMDPRQRLHLMDLLTRLGTEGRTVLFSSHILEEVEEIAGTIEVVVAGRHAASGDFRDIRRLMTERPHQFTVSSSDDRSLAAAVVAEGAASAVELGETLRVQSSDHGRFVHVLPRLARDRGIRLYSVAPADESLESVFAYLVTR